One stretch of Pomacea canaliculata isolate SZHN2017 linkage group LG1, ASM307304v1, whole genome shotgun sequence DNA includes these proteins:
- the LOC112568329 gene encoding uncharacterized protein LOC112568329 isoform X1, with product MTTTHQLMAAAFYLCGLLFLLHVDSVNSLKCKYCLDTGKDCHSGNVPEVECRPNELCFFIRQFTPGVPGRDNTLRGCTSETEGFTCMNVSDSERACVLFCATDNCNNATNLGE from the exons atgacaacaacacatcagttAATGGCCGCCGCCTTCTACCTGTGCGGGCTTCTGTTTCTTCTCCACGTCGACTCTG tgaACAGCTTGAAATGCAAGTATTGTCTAGATACTGGTAAGGACTGTCATTCTGGAAACGTGCCAGAGGTTGAGTGCCGACCCAACGAACTCTGCTTCTTTATTAGACAGTTCACCCCAggag TACCGGGCCGTGATAATACACTTCGTGGCTGCACATCGGAAACAGAAGGTTTCACCTGCATGAATGTTTCGGATTCTGAGCGAGCATGTGTGCTCTTTTGCGCCACAGACAACTGTAACAACGCAACCAATCTTGGTGAATAA
- the LOC112568329 gene encoding uncharacterized protein LOC112568329 isoform X2: protein MTTTHRLMAAAFCLCGLLFLYHVESVNSLKCKYCLDTGKDCHSGNVPEVECRPNELCFFIRQFTPGVPGRDNTLRGCTSETEGFTCMNVSDSERACVLFCATDNCNNATNLGE, encoded by the exons atgacaacaacacatcgGTTAATGGCCGCCGCCTTCTGTCTGTGcgggcttttgtttctttaccacGTCGAGTCTG tgaACAGCTTGAAATGCAAGTATTGTCTAGATACTGGTAAGGACTGTCATTCTGGAAACGTGCCAGAGGTTGAGTGCCGACCCAACGAACTCTGCTTCTTTATTAGACAGTTCACCCCAggag TACCGGGCCGTGATAATACACTTCGTGGCTGCACATCGGAAACAGAAGGTTTCACCTGCATGAATGTTTCGGATTCTGAGCGAGCATGTGTGCTCTTTTGCGCCACAGACAACTGTAACAACGCAACCAATCTTGGTGAATAA